A genomic window from Pocillopora verrucosa isolate sample1 chromosome 7, ASM3666991v2, whole genome shotgun sequence includes:
- the LOC131778641 gene encoding uncharacterized skeletal organic matrix protein 5-like: MGDFGCGDGGWTLVMKIDGRKTTFCYYEPYWSDYKGYNLPEGETGFDGQESKVPTYWNTSFPKICLGMKIGEQLRFIVIHKQADSLFSLIADGQYRATLLGRDKWKELIGSQGLLQYNCEKEGFNVVCSRSGHYKARIGIVSENKNNCGSCDSRIGFGTEGYPDASNTCGNEAVINPDNGDKHLKAMGYILVK, encoded by the exons ATGGGGGATTTTGGATGTGGAGATGGAGGGTGGACGCTAGTTATGAAAATTGACGGCAGAAAG ACCACTTTTTGCTATTATGAACCTTACTGGAGTGATTATAAAGGATACAACCTTCCTGAAGGAGAGACTGGGTTCGACGGACAGGAATCAAAGGTAcccacctactggaacacatccttccccaagatctgtctcggcaTGAAGATCGGAGAACAgctcaggttcattgtcatCCACAAGCAAGCTGACTCTCTGTTttcactgatcgctgatgggcAATACCGCGCCACCTTACTGGGTCGTGACAAGTGGAAAGAGTTGATTGGTTCGCAAGGATTATTACAGTACAACTGCGAAAAAGAAGGGTTTAATGTCGTTTGTAGTCGGAGTGGGCATTATAAAGCCAGAATTGGTATTGTTAgcgaaaacaagaataattgtGGCTCGTGCGACTCAAGGATCGGATTTGGCACAGAAGGGTACCCTGACGCCTCAAACACGTGTGGTAACGAGGCCGTTATCAATCCAGATAATGGAGACAAACACCTAaaagccatgggatacatcttGGTAAAATAA
- the LOC136282378 gene encoding uncharacterized protein, protein MYSVFVSLLLLELCFMIQRAVRSQEVCIADQCRNLEFGPEKAFDGKRLINHTIRTVEITVSGFCENLCYMEPDCVSINLYTWGDGNGNHQCELNNATHEGHKEKLIDQEMYSYHAAESNCVQNPCKNNATCQSGFTKKGYRCLCTAGFEGPICQRDINECVRGIHKCSSDAFCNNTKGSYNCTCKNGFTGNGRECKGVSSCKEIHDVSNVSGVVTLLVDSQSLSVFCHMGNFGCGDGGWTPVMKIDGRKTTFHYNKHYWTNYEGYNIPGGETGFDGQESKLPTYWNTSFSKICLGMKIDQQLRFIVIHKQADSLYSLIADGQYRATPLGRDKWKELIGSQGSLQENCNKEGFNVVCLRKFSKARIGIVSNGGNECDSCDSRIGFGTRGSPDNSNTCGNVAGVSPDNGYKNIKAMGYILVQ, encoded by the exons ATGTATTCTGTTTTTGTCTCCCTTCTCTTATTGGAGCTCTGCTTTATGATACAAAGGGCTGTCAGATCACAAG AAGTCTGCATCGCAGACCAGTGTCGCAATTTGGAGTTTGGGCCTGAGAAAGCATTTGACGGGAAACGCCTCATAAACCACACAATTCGCACCGTGGAAATTACAGTTTCCGGGTTCTGCGAAAACTTGTGTTATATGGAGCCCGACTGTGTCAGTATTAATCTTTATACATGGGGAGATGGAAATGGAAACCATCAATGTGAACTGAACAATGCTACTCATGAAGGACACAAAGAAAAGTTGATAGACCAAGAGATGTATTCTTATCACGCAGCTGAG AGCAATTGTGTCCAAAATCCTTGTAAAAACAATGCCACTTGTCAAAGCGGATTTACTAAGAAAGGCTATCGGTGTCTTTGTACCGCTGGATTTGAGGGTCCGATTTGCCAAAGAG acaTCAACGAATGTGTTCGTGGGATACACAAATGCAGCTCTGATGCGTTttgcaacaataccaaaggTTCATACAATTGCACATGCAAAAATGGATTCACGGGAAATGGACGAGAATGTAAAG GAGTTTCCTCgtgtaaagaaattcatgacGT ATCCAATGTGAGTGGTGTGGTTACCCTTCTTGTTGACTCCCAATCATTGTccgttttctgtcacatgggaaaTTTTGGGTGTGGCGATGGAGGATGGACACCAgtcatgaagattgacggcagAAAG ACCACCTTTCATTATAATAAGCATTACTGGACAAATTACGAAGGATACAATATTCCCGGAGGAGAAACTGGGTTCGATGGACAAGAATCAAAGCTAcccacctactggaacacatccttctccaagatctgtctcggtatgaagatcgaCCAACAGCTCAGGTTCATCGTCATCCATAAGCAAGCTGACTCTCTGTACTCACTGATTGCTGATGGCCAATACCGCGCCACCCCACTGGGTCGTGACAAGTGGAAAGAGTTGATTGGTTCCCAAGGCTCATTACAGGAAAACTGCAACAAAGAAGGGTTCAATGTcgtttgtttgagaaaattttctAAAGCCAGAATTGGCATTGTTAGCAACGGCGGGAATGAGTGTGACTCGTGCGACTCAAGGATCGGATTTGGCACAAGAGGGAGCCCTGACAATTCAAACACGTGCGGTAACGTGGCCGGTGTTTCTCCAGATAATGGATACAAAAACATCAAGGCCATGGGATACATCTTGGTACAATAA
- the LOC136282531 gene encoding uncharacterized protein, with amino-acid sequence MSQSGKKKLKNLRKFRDGHRKFVEKTIEDAKGLIAEGNLVEVKRLKFLRTALETKYSELQSLDREIVDLVDDVEVVDTEVCESCKLMSSIQECIVELESVLETQESKGKSQKSPSVVQPVSPESAGTSQGHVSKAFTHTRLPKLELKKFHGNPMHWYPFWESFESAVHKNPNLSSVDKFNYLKSLLTGTAQSSVAGLALTSANYEKAVNLLKQRFGNRQMVISSHIEVLTKLPKVESTGEVKKLRSLYDTVESHVRGLEGMEISSEMYGCFLTPIVMQKLPEEFRIAITRNLESETWNLKDILVEFHKELQLREQCLVNNKEFRSSNQRGELPLSTSALYTDSSKDKQSSRVWCSFCNQNHQSSKCNVVTSTESRKEVLQKKGNCFLCLKQGHLARNCQAHMKCLKCQGAHHVAICGDSQSTLGGQDQDNVASVSTSMYVDQSRGSVLLQTATAEVVHPDNDTSSLSVRLVFDSCSQRSYITKNLKDRLKLPVIGRESLLIKTFGESDARLRTCEIVQVGIKTMCDAIVYIQAYVVPVICGPLTQQPTELAQSSCEHLHGLSLADRCGRGDLPISILIGADHYWSLVEGTIVRGAPWEPVALATKLGYVLSGPIMIMSHNDNGNTVNLTATHVLKVEASVVNRDEIAFELGKFWDYESLGIRNDSLSLYENLLAKLNLRREDIKYSYPSRKTMSCFQIILQCASQ; translated from the coding sequence ATGTCGCAGTCGgggaagaagaaattgaagaatcTGAGGAAATTTCGCGACGGTCATCGAAAGTTTGTCGAGAAAACTATCGAAGATGCTAAAGGGTTAATCGCTGAAGGTAATCTCGTCGAAGTGAAAAGGCTGAAATTTCTTCGAACCGCTCTTGAAACGAAGTATTCGGAGCTTCAATCGCTCGACCGCGAAATTGTGGATCTGGTGGATGACGTTGAAGTTGTTGATACCGAAGTCTGTGAGAGCTGTAAGCTAATGAGCTCCATTCAGGAGTGTATTGTAGAGTTAGAATCTGTTTTGGAAACTCAAGAAAGTAAGGGAAAGAGCCAGAAATCCCCTTCCGTGGTGCAACCTGTTTCTCCCGAAAGCGCGGGAACTTctcaaggtcacgtttcgaaAGCTTTCACTCATACAAGGTTGCCCAAGCTTGAGCTGAAGAAATTCCACGGAAATCCCATGCATTGGTATCCTTTCTGGGAATCTTTCGAGTCTGCGGTTCACAAGAACCCAAATCTGTCTTCCGTGGATAAATTCAACTATCTGAAGTCACTTCTCACTGGCACTGCACAAAGTTCGGTCGCTGGTCTAGCCCTGACGAGTGCTAACTACGAAAAGGCGGTTAATCTACTGAAACAAAGATTCGGAAATCGGCAGATGGTGATCTCTAGCCACATCGAAGTGCTCACCAAACTCCCCAAGGTGGAATCGACTGGCGAAGTTAAGAAACTCCGAAGCTTGTACGACACAGTGGAATCTCATGTTCGTGGATTAGAAGGTATGGAAATCTCTTCCGAAATGTATGGTTGTTTCTTAACACCAATAGTTATGCAGAAATTACCGGAGGAATTTCGAATCGCTATCACTCGCAATCTGGAATCGGAGACATGGAATCTGAAAGATATTTTGGTTGAATTTCACAAGGAACTGCAACTGAGAGAACAATGTCTTGTCAACAACAAAGAGTTCAGATCCTCAAATCAGAGAGGTGAGTTACCACTTTCTACATCAGCTTTGTACACTGACAGTTCTAAGGATAAGCAGTCTTCTCGTGTTTGGTGTTCATTTTGCAATCAAAACCATCAGAGTTCTAAGTGTAATGTTGTCACAAGTACTGAATCTAGAAAGGAAGTTCTTCAAAAGAAAGGCAACTGTTTCCTTTGTCTCAAGCAAGGACATTTGGCACGTAACTGTCAAGCTCATATGAAATGTCTTAAATGTCAAGGAGCTCACCATGTAGCAATTTGTGGTGATTCTCAATCAACCCTGGGTGGGCAAGATCAAGATAATGTGGCCAGTGTATCTACCAGTATGTATGTGGATCAGTCTAGAGGGTCTGTGTTGTTGCAGACGGCAACCGCTGAAGTTGTGCATCCAGATAATGACACTTCTTCCCTAAGTGTTCGCCTAGTATTTGACTCATGCAGTCAGAGATCTTACATAACTAAGAACCTTAAAGACAGATTGAAGTTACCAGTGATTGGTAGAGAGTCACTTCTGATTAAAACTTTTGGTGAGTCTGATGCCAGACTACGAACATGCGAAATTGTTCAAGTGGGTATCAAAACCATGTGTGATGCAATTGTCTACATACAAGCCTATGTGGTACCAGTCATATGTGGCCCCCTGACCCAACAACCCACAGAGCTCGCGCAGTCTAGCTGTGAACATCTGCACGGCCTCTCTTTAGCTGACAGGTGTGGAAGAGGAGATCTGCCTATCAGTATTCTCATTGGTGCTGATCATTATTGGTCATTGGTCGAAGGAACCATAGTGAGAGGTGCACCGTGGGAACCTGTTGCTCTTGCCACCAAACTAGGATATGTCCTCTCTGGCCCCATCATGATTATGTCTCACAATGACAATGGTAACACAGTGAATCTTACTGCAACACATGTTCTGAAAGTGGAAGCGAGTGTTGTCAATCGGGATGAAATTGCCTTTGAACTTGGAAAATTCTGGGACTATGAATCACTTGGGATTCGAAATGACAGTTTGTCTCTGTATGAAAATTTGTTAGCAAAGTTGAATTTACGGAGGGAAGATATCAAGTACAGCTACCCTTCAAGGAAGACCATGAGCTGCTTCCAGATAATTTTGCAGTGTGCAAGTCAATGA
- the LOC136282532 gene encoding uncharacterized protein, with the protein MNSVEDTSNDSDPRLELKKGSSNNSKKQHDSSVLVNIASGEQSKTKKELIDGEVTQEEKDQARELWIKEVQRSVYNDKNFDQVKVSLSLFTDDKGILRTNIRSRFWVTKGRQTVKTAIGNCSVCKKLQGRSYAVPPPPPLPEFRLSDEFAFTRVGVDFAGPIYVKDVFAKKGDMNKVYIALFTCAATRAVHIELVPSLSAESFIRALARFKGRRGIPVLIVSDNGKTFKDSRVQAQCQRDGTQWKFNVEAAPWWGGFFERLVKSVKLSLKKCIRNARLNYDELSTVLVEIEAALNSRPLTYVFDEMEEPLTPSHLIVGRRILSVPSKSSSDEDGQTEETLTRRAKFLQRILDHFWNRWRSEYLTQLREYHRYSKRANSLRKVQVGDIVCLHDNKIPRQLWRLGKIERLLPGRDGRVRSAVVRVKSGNSPTAEWRRPLQRLYPLEVKLDTANPVPQAANVPVRVVRDEDVPVIVVNSD; encoded by the exons ATGAACTCTGTTGAAGACACAAGTAATGATTCAGATCCTCGCCTAGAACTGAAGAAGGGAAGCAGTAACAACAGCAAGAAGCAGCATGACAGTTCAGTTCTTGTGAACATTGCCTCTGGAGAG CAAAGTAAAACGAAGAAGGAATTGATTGATGGAGAAGTAACGCAAGAAGAGAAGGATCAAGCAAGAGAACTTTGGATCAAGGAGGTGCAGAGATCCGTCTACAATGACAAGAACTTTGACCAGGTCAAGGTCTCGTTATCACTGTTTACGGATGACAAGGGAATCTTGAG AACTAATATAAGATCAAGATTCTGGGTGACGAAAGGGAGGCAAACTGTGAAAACTGCGATCGGAAACTGTTCTGTTTGTAAGAAGTTACAGGGGAGAAGCTATGCAgttcctcctccccctcctcttCCTGAATTTCGGTTGAGTGATGAGTTTGCATTTACACGTGTTGGAGTGGACTTCGCAGGGCCCATATATGTCAAGGATGTATTTGCAAAGAAGGGAGATATGAATAAGGTCTACATAGCTTTGTTCACGTGCGCCGCAACCCGAGCTGTTCATATTGAACTTGTTCCAAGTCTAAGTGCAGAGAGTTTTATCAGAGCCCTTGCTCGCTTTAAAGGAAGAAGAGGAATTCCAGTCTTGATTGTCAGTGAcaatgggaaaacttttaaggaTTCAAGAGTGCAGGCCCAGTGTCAGCGTGATGGCACACAGTGGAAGTTCAACGTTGAAGCAGCCCCTTGGTGGGGTGGATTTTTTGAACGGCTGGTAAAATCGGTCAAGTTGAGTTTGAAGAAGTGTATACGGAATGCTCGGTTAAACTATGATGAGCTATCTACTGTCCTTGTGGAAATCGAAGCGGCCTTGAACTCACGACCCTTGACATATGTCTTCGATGAAATGGAGGAACCATTAACACCTTCACACCTGATTGTGGGCCGCAGAATTTTGTCAGTACCATCAAAGAGCTCGTCGGATGAAGATGGCCAAACCGAGGAAACACTAACAAGAAGAGCAAAATTCTTACAGCGAATTCTGGATCACTTCTGGAACCGATGGCGGTCAGAATATCTCACACAACTTAGAGAATACCATCGCTATTCTAAGAGAGCAAACTCTCTCCGTAAAGTGCAAGTGGGAGATATTGTGTGTCTACATGACAATAAGATCCCGAGACAGCTGTGGCGCCTTGGAAAGATCGAACGATTACTTCCAGGACGAGATGGTCGAGTTCGAAGTGCAGTAGTAAGAGTTAAGTCTGGTAATTCACCAACTGCAGAATGGAGACGCCCATTGCAGAGGCTCTATCCTTTGGAAGTGAAGTTGGACACTGCCAATCCTGTGCCCCAAGCGGCAAATGTTCCTGTTAGAGTAGTGAGGGACGAGGATGTCCCAGTTATTGTCGTGAATTCTGATTAA